Proteins from a genomic interval of Thunnus maccoyii chromosome 1, fThuMac1.1, whole genome shotgun sequence:
- the LOC121896753 gene encoding polycystic kidney disease protein 1-like 2 translates to MLPETCYAEDDPEALSCPEYQEGFDGSCYEFVGLQRSFLSAQGWCERGGGHLAFILNDEMQQFLQKHLETEKDWWLGLAPAAPNLTLDSEGSLAWLDGSDVSYNNWVNMPDEQAACGHILRQSGFQWEATENCSQELNFICQFDSGKSIACDGQNATLQCGSGQVIEIDDSFYGRKTIHYCRSKLTASPASSQEECSWIDVVDSVTDHCRGLQACQAPVDLSSFGEPCPVLGSYLSVEYHCKHGLHLLMTKLAAVFDNVTITVKWLLHPFEGNLTCTLNAGDGHTIDPYSPEETESTVIHKFKHPGVFMVGVECTTSDWHVTAQKAITIQEPVGEFGVIKCYSRNISAGGTKCNVYYGRPVQIQVMVEAGTNVTYTIQHEDRLVAKSSVDRGITPHNITLSASAVEQIELGCYNLTLTASNRVTTHTVSTKLELCLLEPVEGLQASVQTEEGECPDSADLIISVSLERGAPVQLLFSLTGVNDTLSEIRDILTGSLQAYTFSSPIEGLLRVKVQAMNALSASDVDVDLENILQACRNYSDFSSEEHGNTTDDMSVDDSHDLRINATPETVVDYTQNVTLTVTGNDSLPSKGLAFEWKCKGNCKCGEKTKDETHVIDKDCLPNPFEIIEYTVTVRKTSWFRKRVDLASASKCITVAPKEFTDVTISCDNCSSINVNSHVKLRLSCVTTCPDIVWYIEDPNPLTGNVQTCYARAGRSPPIEKQDGNTELIVHSHLLKVSRDTLQNISVIAYGKNKTGFAKYTLPIPGPEPTELATTETPADHSAASCSISPLSGTVLDAFDITCKASPFCSTGCLYCFKTDTGKHLRCSSANEVKSVFLPLGDKNNNYSLSVVVTVKNENEKATTTVATQVRKSNSSTSVETLQSAVKDTVTQLEKQGLLSGEALGQIFTSVSDMLNTETSEDQKDARTKLREQMLTKMTTVLLDSPSNTSQEVQVTARAVAGLTQRSDELSPSAQEEAGSLLVDLSSSLNTISVNQDGGDDGEVAQAATPIVEAASNILNVSSNKKVSDFLLTGINNVQSALLNNKKLNGDPAIIDSGQISVYVNRVSPETMWMQDINVQKNSSSRFSFPTLPADVFFPGELVDVRMMSFEKNPYSWTEENITGTVGSLSLTRANGTVIPVENLLEEIEILLPRLDVGQENSTVLDLANFSTLIIDVPSPDVTLVLKMEPSEDISFKLFLGYKYYPSDENFVATTQIPLENVKEEEKYTWVLGPKDRTADVGVHFLVMKPVVEPGVKSINATVNVITIAAQCKYWNETQSSWSEDGCRVGPLTTPLVTQCLCNHLTFFGSSFFVMPNLVDVSRTAELFATFTNNPVVVCFVGAIFAAYLLVVVWARRKDILDSAKVKITVLEDNDPLAEYRYMLNISTGHRHGASTSSQVTITLLGTEGESEPHHLTDSEKPVFERGGVDMFLLTTHFSLGELQSIRLWHDNSGAHPAWYVNKVMVQDLESGQKWHFLCNSWLAVDVGECSLDKVFPVATEEDLKRFSNLFFMKTAKDFRDGHIWFSVISRPPCSTFTRVQRVSCCFSLLLCTMLTSIMFWGIPTDPSEQTMDLGHIEFTWQQVMIGFQSSIIMFPINLLIVSIFRNTRPREKAAKADTSKQGKTGRVSPSQTSSPQKEQKDITPDTVIKDIKRIAQSLSKAMKSPLPHLELRPGQQADINTLLSLVEDIIRQQNRVAGDFYNDASKRERSMILSLGAVNLQENSVWGSPERTSDRVQKKSTNSRYLYRQLRHVEKELGLLGPSRFPNPDNYDRAMQQVQGMRSLLEYHLPSSSLEGDPLDRSPSPEESINRDTTKKCCQGGLPWWFVFVGWILVIATSGVSGYFTMMYGLTYGKDRSISWLISMVVSFFESLFITQPLKVLGFAAFFALVLKKVDQEEYGEPQIDESLKNSDDIDTVRGARRDSTCSFYQPPPPTDIERMRNNMIKEQKVFILIREILTYMGFMWMLLLVAYGQRDPNAYFLTQHIRQSFSKGISDSMSIQDVFNWANTTLLSNLFGDYPGFITDGNSKLVGNARLRQVRVQKNSCDTAPSMQQSVQDCHAAYSWELEDTGSYDPGWSPSVADNTSQSLHGPWTYQSQGTLRAYPIWGNVMLYRGGGFVVDLGPDLQNSSRSLQYLYENTWLDMYTQAIFVEFTVYNANVNLFCIVTLMLETTAIGAFQFRSELQSVRLYQSTGGLHIFVMASEAIYFLFIIYYMFVQGKLMKKQRWTYFKSKWNLLELAIIILSWSALSVFIKRTLLGKRDMDFYQNNKHLYASFHETAKADAVLGYLIAFLVLLATVKLWHLLRLNPKLHMITATLQRAWTDISGFLVVMTIMFLAYSIASNLMYGWKLYSYRTLLDAAQTMISLQLGIFNYEEVLNYSPVLGAFLIGSCIVFMTFVVLNLFISVILVAFSQEQIHHKPSEEDEIVDLMLMKLCSLFGLKCKKQGGDSLTERPDISSASNNGLSTISSGHHKG, encoded by the exons ACCATTGCCGTGGACTGCAGGCTTGCCAGGCTCCAGTGGATCTGAGCTCTTTTGGTGAACCCTGTCCTGTGCTGGGAAGTTACCTGTCAGTGGAGTACCACTGCAAACATG GACTCCACTTATTGATGACTAAACTGGCAGCCGTCTTTGATAATGTCACCATCACTGTGAAGTGGCTCCTTCATCCGTTTGAAGGAAACCTCACATGCACACTGAATGCTGGAGATGGCCACACTATTGATCCATACAGCCCAGAGGA GACGGAGAGCACAGTGATACACAAATTCAAGCATCCTGGTGTTTTCATGGTTGGAGTGGAGTGCACTACCAGCGACTGGCATGTTACAGCTCAGAAAGCAATAACCATTCAGGAGCCTGTTGGAGAATTTGGTGTCATCAAGTGCTATAGCAGGAACATATCAGCAGGTGGCACTAAATGCAATGTGTATTATGGCAGGCCTGTTCAAATTCAGGTTATGGTGGAGGCGG GTACAAATGTTACTTACACAATTCAACATGAAGACCGTTTGGTTGCAAAGTCATCAGTGGACAGAGGCATCACACCCCACAACATTACACTGAGTGCAAGTGCAGTGGAGCAGATCGAACTTGGCTGCTACAACCTGACTCTTACTGCCTCTAACAGGGTCACAACCCACACAGTGTCCACCAAGCTGGAGCTGTGTCTGCTGGAGCCTGTCGAGGGACTGCAGGCCTCAGTGCAAACAGAGGAAGGCGAGTGTCCAGACTCCGCTGATCTCATTATTAGTGTGTCACTGGAGCGAGGAGCCCCTGTGcagcttctcttctctctgactGGAGTCAATGACACTCTCTCCGAGATCAGAGACATCCTCACCGGAAGCTTACAAGCTTATACATTCTCCAGCCCGATTGAAG GACTTCTGAGAGTGAAAGTACAAGCCATGAATGCCCTCTCAGCCTCTGATGTTGATGTGGACTTGGAGAACATACTCCAGGCTTGTCGTAATtactctgacttttcatcagaaGAACACGGAAACACA aCGGATGATATGAGTGTTGATGACTCTCATGACTTGAGAATCAATGCTACTCCAGAAACTGTGGTTGACTACACTCAGAATGTCACACTGACGGTAACAGGAAATGATTCATTACCCAGCAAAGGACTCGCATTTGAATGGAAATGTA AAGGAAATTGCAAATGCGGAGAAAAAACGAAGGATGAAACTCACGTTATTGACAAAGATTGCCTCCCAAATCCATTTGAGATAATCGAATACACTGTAACTGTGAGGAAAACAAGCTGGTTTAGGAAACGGGTTGACCTTGCTTCAGCTTCTAAGTGCATCACTGTTGCTCCAAAGGAATTCACAGATGTCACCATCAG CTGTGATAATTGCAGTTCAATAAATGTGAACAGCCACGTAAAGCTAAGACTGAGCTGTGTGACAACTTGTCCAGACATAGTTTGGTATATCGAGGACCCCAATCCTTTGACA GGCAACGTCCAAACCTGTTACGCCAGAGCAGGAAGAAGCCCACCTATTGAGAAGCAGGATGGCAACACTGAACTTATTGTACATAGCCACCTTCTGAAAGTTTCAAGAGACACATTGCAAAACATCAGTGTGATTGCTTATG GAAAGAACAAGACAGGTTTTGCCAAGTACACTCTGCCAATACCGGGTCCAGAGCCAACAGAACTAGCAACAACTGAAACACCCGCAGACCACAGCGCCGCCTCATGTAGCATCTCTCCACTGTCAGGAACGGTGCTCGATGCATTTGACATCACCTGCAAAGCAAGTCCTTTCTGCTCTACAGGCTGTCTTTATTGCTTCAAAACAGACACTG GCAAACATCTGCGCTGCAGCAGTGCAAATGAGGTGAAATCTGTCTTCCTGCCTCTTGGAGATAAGAACAACAATTACAGCTTGTCTGTTGTGGTGACTGTAAAAAATGAGAACGAGAAGGCTACCACAACTGTCGCCACTCAG GTACGAAAAAGCAACTCCAGTACCTCTGTGGAGACTCTTCAGTCTGCAGTGAAGGATACTGTGACTCAGTTAGAGAAGCAAGGTCTGCTCTCTGGTGAGGCACTTGGACAAATATTCACTTCAGTTTCTGATATGCTAAACACAGAGACCAGTGAGGATCAGAAAGACGCAAGAACGAAG ctAAGAGAGCAGATGTTGACCAAAATGACTACAGTTCTGCTGGACTCCCCCAGCAACACAAGTCAGGAAGTGCAAGTGACAGCCAGAGCTGTGGCTGGACTCACCCAGCGCTCAGACGAGCTCAGTCCCTCTGCTCAA GAAGAAGCGGGTTCATTGTTGGTAGACCTCAGCTCCTCCCTCAACACTATCAGTGTCAATCAGGATGGTGGAGATGATGGAGAAGTTGCGCAAGCAGCTACACCAATAGTTGAAGCAGCCAGTAACATattaaatgtttcatcaaaT AAAAAAGTCTCAGATTTTCTTCTTACCGGGATAAACAATGTTCAgagtgctttgctgaataataaGAAACTGAATGGAGACCCTGCCATCATTGATTCTGGTCAGATCAGTGTGTATGTCAACAG AGTTTCCCCAGAAACCATGTGGATGCAGGATATAAATGTCCAGAAGAACAGCTCATCCAGGTTTTCCTTTCCTACTCTGCCTGCTGACGTCTTCTTTCCAGGGGAGCTGGTGGATGTGAGA ATGATGAGTTTTGAGAAGAATCCATATTCTTGGACAGAGGAAAACATCACAGGAACTGtaggatctctctctctcaccagaGCGAATGGCACAGTCATCCCTGTTGAGAACCTGCTCGAGGAGATAGAG ATTCTCCTTCCAAGGCTTGACGTTGGGCAGGAGAACAGTACTGTCTTGGATCTGGCCAATTTCAGCACATTAATAATTGACGTTCCCTCACCTGACGTAACACTGGTGCTGAAAATGGAGCCCTCTGAAGACATTTCCTTCAAGCTATTCCTGGGATACAAATATTATCCAAGTGATGAGAATTTTGTAGCCACGACTCAGATCCCTCTTGAGAATGTGAAAGAAG aggaaaaatataCCTGGGTCCTTGGTCCCAAAGATAGAACAGCAGATGTTGGAGTGCACTTCCTTGTTATGAAGCCCGTTGTAGAGCCAGGCGTCAAATCCATCAACGCCACTGTCAACGTCATTACCATCGCTGCCCAATGCAAATACTGGAATGAAACACAGTCTTCCTGGAGTGAAGATGGGTGCAGG GTCGGTCCACTCACTACACCTTTGGTCACTCAGTGTCTCTGTAACCACTTAACCTTCTTTGGGAGCTCTTTCTTTGTCATGCCAAACTTAGTGGATGTGTCACGCACGGCTGAACTTTTTGCCACCTTTACTAACAATCCTGTGGTGGTGTGTTTTGTGGGGGCCATCTTTGCTGCTTATCTCCTGGTGGTTGTGTGGGCACGCAGGAAAGACATCCTGGACTCAGCTAAG GTTAAGATAACAGTGCTTGAAGATAATGACCCTTTGGCTGAGTATCGCTATATGCTGAATATTAGCACAGGGCATCGGCATGGTGCATCCACCTCCTCTCAG GTGACGATAACTCTGCTAGGCACAGAAGGAGAAAGTGAGCCGCACCACCTGACAGACTCTGAGAAGCCTGTGTTtgagagaggaggggtggaCATGTTTCTGCTCACCACACACTTTTCCCTTGGAGAGCTACAGAGCATCAGGTTGTGGCACGACAACTCTGGAGCACACCCTGCATG GTATGTCAACAAAGTGATGGTGCAGGATCTGGAGAGTGGTCAGAAATGGCACTTTCTGTGTAACTCCTGGCTGGCTGTAGATGTGGGAGAGTGCTCTCTCGACAAAGTTTTCCCAGTAGCCACAGAGGAGGATTTGAAGAGATTTAG TAATCTGTTCTTCATGAAGACAGCCAAGGATTTCCGTGACGGCCACATCTGGTTCTCTGTCATTAGTCGACCTCCCTGCAGCACTTTCACCCGTGTGCAGCGAGTGTCCTGCTGTTTTTCCCTGCTGCTCTGCACCATGCTGACTAGCATCATGTTTTGGGGAATCCCCACAGACCCCTCTGAGCAGACCATGGACCTGG GTCATATCGAGTTCACGTGGCAACAGGTTATGATTGGATTTCAAAGTTCAATCATCATGTTTCCCATCAATCTCCTCATTGTGAGTATCTTCAGAAACACTCGTCCTCGAGAAAAAGCCGCCAAAGCAGACACGTCTAAGCAGGGAAAGACTGGCCGAGTCTCTCCCTCACAGACTTCTTCCCCTCAGAAAGAGCAAAAGGACATCACACCAGACACTGTGATCAAG GACATAAAGAGAATTGCCCAGTCACTGTCAAAGGCCATGAAGAGTCCACTTCCTCATCTGGAGCTGAGGCCTGGTCAGCAGGCTGATATCAACACGCTGCTGTCTCTGGTGGAAGACATCATCAGGCAGCAGAACCGAGTGGCTGGAGACTTCTACAATGATGCCTCCAAAAGGGAACGCTCTATGATCCTCAGTTTAGGTGCAGTCAATCTACAAG AAAACAGTGTGTGGGGCAGCCCCGAGAGGACTTCAGACAGGGTTCAGAAGAAGAGCACCAACAGCAGGTATCTGTATAGGCAGCTGCGTCATGTTGAGAAAGAGCTGGGTTTGCTTGGACCTTCACGTTTTCCAAACCCAGACAACTATGACCGAGCCATGCAGCAGGTTCAGGGAATGAGGAGTCTGCTGGAGTACCACCTCCCCTCATCCAGCCTGGAAGGAGACCCGCTCGATCGCAGCCCCAGTCCAGAGGAGAGCATCAACAGGGACACTACCAAGAAGTGCTGTCAGGGAGGGCTGCCATGGTGGTTTGTCTTTGTTGGCTGGATACTGGTGATTGCAACCAGCGGTGTGTCAGGATACTTCACCATGATGTATGGGCTGACGTACGGGAAAGACCGTTCTATAAGCTGGCTCATCTCCATGGTGGTCTCCTTCTTTGAGAGCCTGTTTATCACTCAACCTCTGAAG GTTCTTGGTTTTGCTGCTTTCTTTGCTCTTGTTCTGAAGAAAGTTGACCAGGAGGAGTATGGAGAGCCTCAGATAGATGAAAGTCTCAAAAACTCAG ATGATATTGATACAGTGCGAGGAGCAAGAAGAGACAGCACATGCAGTTTCTATCAGCCACCACCCCCAACTGACATAGAGAGGATGAGGAACAACATGATTAAAGAGCAGAAAGTCTTCATCCTCATCAGGGAGATTCTGA CCTATATGGGATTCATGTGGATGTTGCTCCTGGTGGCGTATGGCCAGCGGGACCCAAACGCTTACTTCCTGACCCAGCACATTCGGCAGAGCTTCAGCAAAGGGATTTCAGACAGTATGAGTATTCAAGATGTGTTCAACTGGGCAAACACAACTCTGCTGAGCAACCTGTTTGGAGATTACCCAG GATTCATCACTGATGGAAACTCAAAGTTAGTGGGTAACGCACGTCTTCGCCAGGTGAGGGTGCAGAAAAACTCTTGCGACACTGCTCCCTCCATGCAGCAGTCTGTGCAGGACTGTCACGCTGCGTACTCGTGGGAGTTGGAGGACACGGGCTCCTATGATCCAGGCTGGAGCCCCTCTGTGGCGGATAACACCTCACAGAGTCTTCACGGCCCGTGGACATATCAGTCCCAGGGTACACTGAGGGCCTACCCCATCTGGGGCAATGTGATGCTCTACAGAGGAGGAGGGTTTGTGGTGGATCTGGGGCCGGATTTACAAAACTCCAGCAG ATCCCTTCAATACCTTTATGAAAACACCTGGCTTGACATGTACACACAAGCGATCTTTGTCGAGTTCACTGTGTACAACGCCAACGTCAACCTCTTCTGTATTGTCACGCTCATGCTGGAGACCACAGCCATAG GAGCTTTCCAGTTTCGCAGTGAACTTCAAAGTGTGCGTCTTTACCAGTCAACTGGTGGCCTTCACATCTTTGTCATGGCCTCTGAAGCCATCTACTTCCTCTTCATTATATATTACATGTTTGTTCAG GGAAAGTTGATGAAGAAGCAGAGATGGACTTATTTCAAGAGTAAGTGGAACCTGCTCGAGCTGGCGATCATCATTCTCAGCTGGAGCGCGCTGTCTGTCTTCATCAAGAGGACTTTACTGGGGAAGCGGGACATGGATTTCTACCAGAACAACAAACACCT ATATGCTAGTTTCCATGAGACAGCCAAAGCTGATGCAGTTCTGGGGTATCTGATTGCCTTCCTGGTGCTGCTTGCTACAGTCAAACTGTGGCACCTGCTGAGACTCAACCCCAAGCTGCACATGATCACAGCAACACTGCAGCGAGCCTGGACTGATATCTCAGGCTTCCTGGTGGTCATGACCATCATGTTCCTGGCCTACTCCATTGCT TCTAACCTGATGTATGGGTGGAAGCTGTACTCCTATCGGACTCTGCTTGATGCTGCTCAGACCATGATCAGCCTGCAGCTGGGTATCTTTAACTACGAAGAG GTTCTGAATTACAGTCCAGTGCTGGGTGCCTTCCTCATTGGCTCCTGCATTGTGTTCATGACCTTTGTGGTGCTGAACCTCTTCATCTCTGTCATCCTGGTGGCATTCAGTCAAGAGCAGATACATCACAAG CCGTCAGAAGAGGATGAAATTGTGGACCTGATGCTGATGAAACTCTGCAGTTTGTTTGGACTCAAATGTAAGAAACAAGGTGGCGACAGCCTAACTGAGAGGCCAGATATTTCATCTGCTTCAAATAATGGACTCTCAACAATTTCTTCAGGACATCACAAGGGTTGA